The Bosea sp. 685 DNA window GACGAGGGCAGGCTGTCCAGCTGAGCCCGCTTATTGGCTCCCAACGGGATTCAACACGCGAATCCCAATAGCCTAGAAAAACTGCTTCGCGAGCTTCAGCCCCTGGCCCTGATAGGTCGACTTTATCGACTGCCCATAGAGCTTGTCGGGGCGCTCGATCATGTTCTCGAAGACGATCGTGCCGACCCTCTGGCCATGGTCGAGCATGAACGGAACGTCGTGGCTCCTGATCTCAAGGACGATCTTGCTTTTGCCGGAGGAATCGGTGACCCGGCCGAAGAACGGGTCCAGGAAGCCGGCATAATGCACCCGCACTTCTCCGACCGCAGTGTCATAGGCGACCATCTCGGCCGCCTCGTTCTCGTTGATGACGATGTCTTCAAGCGAGGCCATGATGTAGAATTCGTCCGGGACCAGGACGAGCTCGCGCCGGCCGGGACGGCATTTGATCGGCTCCCAGAAATCGTTCCGATCGTATTCTCCGACCTTTTGCAGGTCGATCAGGCCGGTGGTCTTGCGGGCCCGGTAGGCGATGACCCCGTCGGCGGCGGCGCCCTCCAGATCGATAGAGACGGAGATCGATCGGTTCGCCGGCTGCGCTGCATCAGAAGCGTGGTGACGGAAGCGCAACTGGCTCAGCGTGTCGCCGGCGCGCGCGATGATCGGAAACGAGCGCGGCACGACCTCCGCATAAAGCGGCCCGTCATAGCCCGCCGGGATCTCGTCGAAGGACGTGCCGCCATCGGCGATCAACCGGACGAAGATGTCGAGGCGGCCTGACGAGCTCTTGGGATTGGCCCGGGCGCTCGTATCCGCCCCCAGCGAGACGCGCTCCTGCAGCGGGATGATGTGGACGCAATTGCGCTCGAGCACCTGCGGCTTGGACAGGTCGACCTCATGCGTCGCGAGATCCTTGAGCCTCTCCGAAACCGCTTTGCCCTTGCCCGGCAGGAAGCTGGTCGGGACCCTGAACGCGGTGGCGCCGAGGCGCAGATCGAGGCTCGCAGGCTGGATCAGATCCTCATGAATCTGCGAACTCGCGCGTATGGTCCCGTCCGCGATCGCCGAGCGAATTGTCTGCGAAGGCCAAATTCCGTAATTCATACTCAGATGTCCGATGAAGGGCTTGGCGGAAGCTTACAGTGAAAACGCGGCGTATTCCGCGTTTCCGGCGCGGCCATCCACAGTGCTGTTTGGGTGTCTTGGCTGTTTGGGCGTCTCGACTCGGCAAATCGGCGCTTGAACGCGCCAACTGGGTCCTGGATCGGTATCGCCCGGCATGGCTGCCGGTGGTGCGAGCATCAGCCGGGCATCCGGGCTTGCGCTTGCCTGTCGCGCCGCGTCAGGATTGACGCCGCCGTCGCCCGGTTCATAACAGAGGCCTCGCCCGCCGGCCACGACCGGGCCGCGCGATGCCCGCGCCATCGAGGGAGCCGTCACGATGTATCAAGCGGAGACGCATGGCGTGCGCGTGACCGCCGCGCCGAAGTTCATGGAGGGGGAATCCTCGCATGAGCAGCGCCGCTATTTCTGGGCCTATTCCATCGAGATCGTGAATCTGTCGCTTCAGACCGTGCAATTGATGACCCGGCACTGGTTCATCACCGATGGCCGCGGCGAGGTTCATGAGGTGCGCGGCGACGGCGTCATCGGCCAGCAGCCGGTGCTGCGGCCGGGCGAGAGCTTCAGCTATACCTCCGGCTGCCCGTTGATGACGCCGGACGGCTCGATGAGCGGCTTTTACGCCATGCTCGGCGAGGACGGCGCGATCTTCGATGTGGTCGTGCCGCTCTTTCCGCTCGATTCGCCCTATGTGAAGAAGGTTCTGCATTGACTGCTTCCCCCCAGCCGACCGGGCAACGCTATGCGCCGCTCGACATGCTCGCCCGCCTCGTCGCCTTCGATACGGTCAGCCATAAATCCAATCTCGATCTGATCGCCTTCGTCGAGGACTACCTCGCCGGCTGGGGCGTCGCCTCCATACGCATCCCCAATGCGACCGGGGACAAGGCGGCGCTCTTCGCCACCATCGGTCCGCAGGATCGCGGCGGCGTCCTGCTCTCGGGCCATACCGACGTCGTTCCGGTCGAGGGCCAGGCCTGGAGCCGCGATCCGTTCACGCTGCATGTCGAGGGCGGCCGGGCCTATGGCCGTGGCGCCGTCGACATGAAGGGCTTCATTGCGCTGGCGCTGGCGCTGGTGCCGGATTTCCTCGCCGCCGATCTCAAGACGCCGATCCATCTGTTCTTCTCCTATGACGAGGAGGTCACGTGCCTTGGCGTAGTCGACGGCATCGCGCGGATGGGTAAGGACCTGCCGCGGCCGCGCGCCGTCATCGTCGGCGAGCCGACCTCGCTCGACCTCGCCGACGCGCATAAAGGCATCCGCACCTTCTTCACCACGATCACCGGTGTTGCGGCGCATTCGTCGAAACCGCATCTGGGCGCCAGCGCCGTCCATGCCGGCACGCGTCTGGCGGCCGGGCTGGTGGCGATGGCCGATGAGCGGGAAGGCAGGCTCGACCCGAGCGGCCGCTTCGACCCGCCCTACGACACCGTCCATGTCGGCAAGTTCCATGGCGGCATCGCCCGCAACATCCTGGCCGATCGCTGCGACCTGTCCTGGGAGGTGCGCACCTTGCCGGGCTCGGATCCCGACGATGTGCCGGCGCGCTTCAAAGCCCTCTCGGACGAAGTTCTCGGCCGGATGCGCAAGACTGCGCCCTCGGCGGCCATCGAGACGGTGATGAGCTCGGATGTGCCCGGCCTCGCGCCCGATCCAGGATCGGAAGCCGAGACGCTGGTAATGCGGCTCGCCGGCCGCAACAGCACCATCGCGGTCGCCTATGCCACCGAGGCCGGCCATTTCCAGCGCGCCGGCTTAGCCACCATCGTCTGTGGCCCGGGCTCGATCGACCAGGCCCATCAGCCCGACGAGTTCATCACGTTGGAGCAGTTCGCTGCCGGCGAAGCCTTCATGCGCAGGCTGCTGGCGGAATGCCGGAGGTAATCGGGCGTAGCGCTGAATGAAGAGGCGCGGGGAACCCCTCTCCCGGATGGGAGAGGGGCAGGGGTGAGGGCAGGCCAGACAACCAGATCGCGCAAGCGGCTCCGCATCGCCTCCCATGCTTTCAGGATGAAGCCGGCGCCGCGGCTCAGTCGCGCCCCAACAATCAGCGGCAGGCCCTCATCCCTGCCCTTCTCCCATCCGGATTTCTCTGCGAAAGGGCCCTGGCGTTGAGGTTTGATTGCTGATTCACTTCGCTCGGGTGCGGCGGGGTGATCGGCATGTCGGATCAGATGTCTTTGGCTGAGGCGTTTTTGGACCCACGCCTGGGTGCGAACGCGAAGCTTGCGAAGATCGATGGGCTGATCGCGTGGGATCGGCTGGCGCCCTTGGCCGGCAAGCTGCGCCAGGCTGAGACGGGCAGGCCGCCTTACGCGCCGCTTGCGATGCTCAAGGCGCTCTATCTGCAGGCGCTTTACGATTTGTCGGATCCCGGCCTGGAGGAGGCGCTGCTGGACCGGCTGTCGTTTCGACGTTTCTGCGGGTTTGCGCTCGATGGCGGCACGCCCGACGAGACGACCTTGTGCCGCTTTCGGCTGGCGGCAGCGCAGGCGGGCGTGCTCGAGGCCTGCTTTGCCGAGATCGGCGCGCAGCTCTCGGCCAAGGGTCTGATCCTGAAGAAGGGCACATTGCTCGACGCCACAATCGTTCAGGCGACGCATGCTGCCCCGTCACGCGAAGCCGGGCTGGGCAAGGGCCACCCCCGTGAACCCGGCGCCGACTGGGGCAAGAAGAACGGCAAGGCCCATTTCGGCTACAAGCTGCATGTCGGCGTCGACGAGGGCTCGGGCCTGATCCGCACGGCGCTCGTGACCTCGGCGCGGATACAGGACGTCGAGATGGCCCCAGGGCTCGTCAGCGGCGACGAGGCCGCCGTCTATGCCGATCGCGGCTATGAGAGCAAGGCCCAGCGCGCCGCCCTGAAGGCCTTGGGCATCAAGGACCGGATCATGCATCGCCGGCACAAGCACATCGCTGTCCTGCCGCGCTGGCTGCAGCGCCGCAACGCCCTGATCGCGCGCCGCCGCGCTCCCGTCGAAGCTGTCTTCAGCGCCATGAAGCGCCTCTATGGCAAAGCCCGGACGCGATGCCACTCGTTCGTCGCCAACACCGCAGACCTGATTGCCTTCGCAACCGTCTACAATCTCCGGCGCGCCACCATCATCGCAGGCGGCTGAACCAGGTCGACTGCGAGCTCTCCAAGCCAACCGCTGAAGACCGCCCGTCACAGGCGAACAATCCGCCGTCAAAATATCAGTCCTCAGCCGCGTTTCGCAGAGGAATCCATCCGGGAGAAGGGTTCCCCGCGCTTTGTCGTGAACCCGCGCGCGCTGAAAGTCCCGCCGGCTCATCGCCGCGAGGGTTTCGGGTCTGGCTTTGTGCGTATCCTGAAGCGGACATGCGGAGCCGTTTGACGCTTTGGCCGTCGCCTTACTCCGCCGCCGGCAGCCCAGCCTCGACCTCCGACGCCTCAAAGGTATAGCGCCGCGAGCAGAATTCGCAGGTCACGCCGAGCGTGCCGTCATCGGCGACCATCGCCTTGCGATCCTCGGCTGAAAAGCCGCGCAGCATGCCGAGCACGCGCTCGCGTGAGCAGCGGCAGGCCTCCTGCACCACGACCGGCTCGAAGACGCGCGCACCGCGCTCATGGAACAGGCGGTAGAGCAGGCGCTCGCTCTCCAGCATCGGGTCGAGCAATTCATGGTCCTCGACCGTCTCGACCAGCGAGCGTGCCTCGGCCCAGGAATCGTCGCTGATGCCGTCCGGGTCGGTGCTGCTCAGGATCTCATGGCCTTCAGGCGCATCGCCGGGGTGAAGATCGGCGGCGCGCAGGCGATCGACCGAATGCGGCATGAACTGCACGAGCAATCCGCCGGCGCGCCATTCCCGGCCCGCGCCGGTGACGACGCTGCCGACGCCGAGCCGGATGCGGCTGGGAATCTGCTCCGACTGGCGGAAATACTGATGCGCCGCCTCTTCCAGGCTCTGCCGGTTCAGAGTGACGACGCCCTGATAGCGCGTGGTCTGCGAGCCCTGGTCGACCGTCATGGCGAGATGGCCTTCGCCGAGCAGGTCGCCGGTGCTCAGATTGCCCGAGGCCACGGCCTGCTCCAGCTTGGCCTCGTCGATATGCGCGACGGCGCGGTAGGTGTCGGGCGCGTTGAAATCGACCACCATCATCGAGATCGGCCCGTCGCTCTTGGTCTGGAGCTGGAAGCGGCCCTCGAATTTCAACGCCGTCCCGAGCAGCACGGTCAGCGCCGCCGCCTCGCCGAGCACGCGCGAGACGGCTTCCGGATAATCGTGCCGGCCGAGAATGGTGTCGATCGAGGGGCCGAGCCGCACGACGCGGCCGCGCACGTCGAGATCGGGCACCGTGAACGGCACCACCCGGTCGTCGAGCACGGCGACGCCTGCCCCCGGATCCTCAGCCGCCATCAGGCGGAGACTCCGCCGAAGCACCAGGCCAGGATGCCCTTCTGCGCGTGCAGGCGGTTCTCGGCCTCGTCGAACACAGCCGATTGCGGCCCGTCCATCACCGAATCGGTGACCTCCTCGCCGCGGCTCGCCGGCAGGCAATGCATGAAGATCGCGTCCTTCTCGGCACGGTCGAGCAGGCGGTCGTCGACCTGGTAGGGCCGCAGCAGATTGTGGCGCGTGCCTTCCTCGTCACCCATCGAGACCCAGCAATCGGTGATGACGCAATCGGCGCCCTCGACCGCCGCTTCCGGCCGCGTCGTCAGCTTCACCCTGGCGCCCTGGTCACGCGCCCAATCGAGCAGCGCCGGCGGCGGCGCCAATTCCTCGGGCGTCGCGATGGCCAGCTCGAAATCGAGCCGGCCGGCGGCATGAACCCAGGAGGTCAGGACATTGTTGGTGTCGCCGGTCCAGGCGATGCGCTTGCCCTTGATCGACCCCTTGCGCTCCTCGAAGGTCATGACGTCGGCCATGACCTGGCAGGGATGCTGGCGCTTGGTCAGCCCGTTGATCACCGGCACGGTCGCATATTTCGACATCTCGACCACGGAATCATGATCGAGCATGCGGATCATGATCGCGTCGACATAACGCGAGAGCACGCGGGCCGTATCGGCGATGGTCTCGCGCTCGCCGAGTTCGATCTCCTGGCCGGTCACCATCATCGGCGAACCGCCGAGTTCGCGGATGCCGACATCGAAGGAGACACGGGTGCGCAGGGAGGGCTGCTCGAAGATCATGGCGATGACCTTGCCTTCGAGCAGACGATCTCCGGCTGCATCAGGGGTGCGCCGACGCGCCTTGATCTCTTCGCCGGCGCGCAGGATGGCGCGCAATTCCTTGGTCGAGAAATCGGAGATGTCGAGGAAATGGCGCGTCACGGGCGCTTCCTTCAGGTCTTGGGTCATGGCAAGTCTTGGGTCATGAAAAGAGCGGGGCTTATTCGGCGGCGGGGCGCTTCAGCGTGGCTTCGACGCCGCGCGCGGCCTGGTCGAGCCGCGAGACCGCCTCGGAGACCTCGGCATCGCTGATGATCAAGGGCGGCAACAAGCGCACGACATTGTCGCCGGCGGCGACGACGAGCAGGCCGGCGGCCCGCGCCTCCGCGACGAAATCGGTGTTCGGCGTAATGAGCTTCAGCCCGAGCATCAGCCCCTCCCCGCGAATCTCCTCGATCACGTCGGGATGCTGGTCCTTGAGCTGGGCCAGCGACTGGCGCAGCCGCAGGCTGGTCTGCGCCACCTTTTCGATGAAGCCATCCCCGAGAATGACATCGAGCACGGCGTTGCCGACCGCCATGGCGAGCGGGTTGCCGCCAAACGTGGTGCCGTGCGTGCCGAGCGTCATGCCCGAGGCCGCCTCTTCGGTCGCCAGGCAGGCGCCCATCGGGAAGCCGCCGCCGATACCCTTGGCGATCGACATGATGTCGGGCGCCACACCGGCATGCTCATAGGAGAAGAACTTGCCGGTGCGGCCGACGCCGGTCTGGATCTCGTCGAAGATCAGCATCAGGCCGTGCTCGTCGCAGAGCTCGCGCAGCTGCCGCAGCATGCGCGGCGGCACCGAACGCAGGCCGCCCTCGCCCTGGATCGGCTCGATCATCAAGGCTGCGGTCTCCGGGCCGATCACGGCCTTCAGCGCCTTTTCGTCGTCGAACGGCACCTGGTCGAAGCCGTCGACCTTGGGGCCGAAACCGTCGATGTATTTCTGCTGGCCGCCGGCGGCGATGGTCGCCAGCGTCCGGCCGTGGAAGGCGCCCTCGAAGGTGATGATGCGATAGCGCTCGGGATGACCCTTCGCGGCATGGTACTTCCGCGCCATCTTGATGGCGCACTCATTCGCCTCGGCGCCCGAATTGGTGAAGAAGACGCGCTCCGCGAAGGTCGCCTCGCAGAGCCGGCGCGCCAGCTTCTCGCCATCGGGCATCGTGTAGAGGTTGGAGGTGTGCCAGATCTTGCCCGCCTGCTCGGTCAGGGCCTTGACCAGATGCGGATGGGCGTGGCCGAGCGAGTTGACGGCGATACCGGCGCCAAAATCGAGATAGCGCGTGCCGTCACTGGTGATCGCCCAAGCGCCTTCGCCGCGCTCGAAGGCGACGGGGGCGCGGGCATAGGTCGGCAGCAATACGGACGGGACAGTGGAAGCAGTAACGGCGGATGACATGGAGACGGTCCTCGCGACGGGGCGGATGAGAACGGAAGGGCGCTGAGCTTGAACGACAATCTGGGCGCGAGCCGGCATCTTGCCAGCATCATGCGACCCGACGGCGACGTTATCGTCGCAGCCAGTTCCCGATCTCTCGTCGCGCCGTCATCCGCATCGCAGGAGGACCCTGATCCGTCAAAAACATAAGCGCCGCCCAAAAGGGCGGCCCGACAAGGTTGACTATGCAAAAGCGGCTGGGCGCTGTCAATTGCGCCGCAAGCGGTTTCATGCCGCAACGTAAGCGTTGCCGAATGGATTCACTTGACGGGACATTTGCGAATGGCCTGGGGAAAAGCCGTTTTCTGATTCGCGGACTCTTGTCGCCGAGTCCCGCCATCTTGTATGATCTCGTCAGTCAGATACGACATCTCGTGCGGCGTCCCCTGTATCGTCAGTTCCGGGTGTAACAGCTTCCGTTGAGCAACGGACGCTGCCGGTCATGGATTCCGTCATGAGCCACCCTAGCCTGGGCCCGCGAGGGGCTGGGCGGAGACGATAGGTGAAGCCGATGAACGAAGCCGGAGCATGGACGGAAGAACGCGTCGAGCTTCTCAAGAAGCTCTGGAGCGACGGCCTGAGCGCCAGCCAGATCGCGGGTGAGCTCGGCAGCGTCACGCGCAATGCCGTGATCGGAAAAGTCCACCGTCTCGGCCTGTCCGGCCGGGCCAAGAATCCGGCCGCGGCGAGCACGCCGCGCGCCAGCACGCCGCGCAAGGCGCCGACCCGCTCGCCGAGCCATCCGATGGCTGGCGCCCATCCCGGCATGACGCGTGGCAACAATGCGCTGGCTCCGCAATATGCTGCCGAGGCGGACGCCGAAGCCGAGCAGGAGACGGTTCTCTCCGAGGATGTGGTGGTGCCGTTCTCCGAA harbors:
- a CDS encoding 2'-deoxycytidine 5'-triphosphate deaminase, which produces MNYGIWPSQTIRSAIADGTIRASSQIHEDLIQPASLDLRLGATAFRVPTSFLPGKGKAVSERLKDLATHEVDLSKPQVLERNCVHIIPLQERVSLGADTSARANPKSSSGRLDIFVRLIADGGTSFDEIPAGYDGPLYAEVVPRSFPIIARAGDTLSQLRFRHHASDAAQPANRSISVSIDLEGAAADGVIAYRARKTTGLIDLQKVGEYDRNDFWEPIKCRPGRRELVLVPDEFYIMASLEDIVINENEAAEMVAYDTAVGEVRVHYAGFLDPFFGRVTDSSGKSKIVLEIRSHDVPFMLDHGQRVGTIVFENMIERPDKLYGQSIKSTYQGQGLKLAKQFF
- the apaG gene encoding Co2+/Mg2+ efflux protein ApaG — its product is MYQAETHGVRVTAAPKFMEGESSHEQRRYFWAYSIEIVNLSLQTVQLMTRHWFITDGRGEVHEVRGDGVIGQQPVLRPGESFSYTSGCPLMTPDGSMSGFYAMLGEDGAIFDVVVPLFPLDSPYVKKVLH
- the argE gene encoding acetylornithine deacetylase, encoding MLARLVAFDTVSHKSNLDLIAFVEDYLAGWGVASIRIPNATGDKAALFATIGPQDRGGVLLSGHTDVVPVEGQAWSRDPFTLHVEGGRAYGRGAVDMKGFIALALALVPDFLAADLKTPIHLFFSYDEEVTCLGVVDGIARMGKDLPRPRAVIVGEPTSLDLADAHKGIRTFFTTITGVAAHSSKPHLGASAVHAGTRLAAGLVAMADEREGRLDPSGRFDPPYDTVHVGKFHGGIARNILADRCDLSWEVRTLPGSDPDDVPARFKALSDEVLGRMRKTAPSAAIETVMSSDVPGLAPDPGSEAETLVMRLAGRNSTIAVAYATEAGHFQRAGLATIVCGPGSIDQAHQPDEFITLEQFAAGEAFMRRLLAECRR
- a CDS encoding IS5 family transposase yields the protein MDPRLGANAKLAKIDGLIAWDRLAPLAGKLRQAETGRPPYAPLAMLKALYLQALYDLSDPGLEEALLDRLSFRRFCGFALDGGTPDETTLCRFRLAAAQAGVLEACFAEIGAQLSAKGLILKKGTLLDATIVQATHAAPSREAGLGKGHPREPGADWGKKNGKAHFGYKLHVGVDEGSGLIRTALVTSARIQDVEMAPGLVSGDEAAVYADRGYESKAQRAALKALGIKDRIMHRRHKHIAVLPRWLQRRNALIARRRAPVEAVFSAMKRLYGKARTRCHSFVANTADLIAFATVYNLRRATIIAGG
- a CDS encoding Hsp33 family molecular chaperone, producing the protein MAAEDPGAGVAVLDDRVVPFTVPDLDVRGRVVRLGPSIDTILGRHDYPEAVSRVLGEAAALTVLLGTALKFEGRFQLQTKSDGPISMMVVDFNAPDTYRAVAHIDEAKLEQAVASGNLSTGDLLGEGHLAMTVDQGSQTTRYQGVVTLNRQSLEEAAHQYFRQSEQIPSRIRLGVGSVVTGAGREWRAGGLLVQFMPHSVDRLRAADLHPGDAPEGHEILSSTDPDGISDDSWAEARSLVETVEDHELLDPMLESERLLYRLFHERGARVFEPVVVQEACRCSRERVLGMLRGFSAEDRKAMVADDGTLGVTCEFCSRRYTFEASEVEAGLPAAE
- the argF gene encoding ornithine carbamoyltransferase → MTQDLKEAPVTRHFLDISDFSTKELRAILRAGEEIKARRRTPDAAGDRLLEGKVIAMIFEQPSLRTRVSFDVGIRELGGSPMMVTGQEIELGERETIADTARVLSRYVDAIMIRMLDHDSVVEMSKYATVPVINGLTKRQHPCQVMADVMTFEERKGSIKGKRIAWTGDTNNVLTSWVHAAGRLDFELAIATPEELAPPPALLDWARDQGARVKLTTRPEAAVEGADCVITDCWVSMGDEEGTRHNLLRPYQVDDRLLDRAEKDAIFMHCLPASRGEEVTDSVMDGPQSAVFDEAENRLHAQKGILAWCFGGVSA
- a CDS encoding aspartate aminotransferase family protein: MSSAVTASTVPSVLLPTYARAPVAFERGEGAWAITSDGTRYLDFGAGIAVNSLGHAHPHLVKALTEQAGKIWHTSNLYTMPDGEKLARRLCEATFAERVFFTNSGAEANECAIKMARKYHAAKGHPERYRIITFEGAFHGRTLATIAAGGQQKYIDGFGPKVDGFDQVPFDDEKALKAVIGPETAALMIEPIQGEGGLRSVPPRMLRQLRELCDEHGLMLIFDEIQTGVGRTGKFFSYEHAGVAPDIMSIAKGIGGGFPMGACLATEEAASGMTLGTHGTTFGGNPLAMAVGNAVLDVILGDGFIEKVAQTSLRLRQSLAQLKDQHPDVIEEIRGEGLMLGLKLITPNTDFVAEARAAGLLVVAAGDNVVRLLPPLIISDAEVSEAVSRLDQAARGVEATLKRPAAE
- a CDS encoding GcrA family cell cycle regulator; translation: MNEAGAWTEERVELLKKLWSDGLSASQIAGELGSVTRNAVIGKVHRLGLSGRAKNPAAASTPRASTPRKAPTRSPSHPMAGAHPGMTRGNNALAPQYAAEADAEAEQETVLSEDVVVPFSERVTIMDLREYMCRWPMGDPTTPEFRFCGGRSQTGMPYCTYHSRIAYQPAADRRRDRSKMAGRG